From the genome of Thermodesulfobacteriota bacterium:
GCAGCGGGGGGGGCGAGCCCTCCGGAAAGGGGGGCGCTGCCCCGGAGCCGGCCGCCAGCGCGTTTGCGGCCATCGAGGCCGAGATCCTGGTGCCGGCGTGCGCCCGGCCCGGCTGCCACGCGGGGGAGCGGGCGGCCGGGGGCCTGGATCTCTCCCGGGGGAAGGCCTACGCCGATCTGGTGGGCGTGCCGGCCACCCGGCGGCCGGACCGGCTCCATGTGAAGCCCGGCGACCCGGAGGGCAGCTACCTGGTGCAGCGCCTCGTCCCGGGGGGAGACACCCCCCTCATGCCCCTGGGGGGCCGGCCCCTTCCCGAAGCCGACATCGAGCGGATCCGCGCGTGGATTCGGGACGGAGCGAAGAAGTGAAAAGTGAAAAGTGAGAAGTGAGAAAGCAGGGGGGGGCGCTCTTCACGTCTCACCGTTTGCGTTTCTCGGTTTCCACTGCTTCACCGCCGCCGTCCGCCGGAGCGGGGCGGCGGTCGGCGGTTGGGGGGCCGGCGGGCTTCCCCCTCCGCCTCGGGGCGCTGACTCCGGGGCGGGCGCGGCACCTCGGTTGGGAGGAGGTCGTCGTGCACCGGAGCCACGGGGATCTTGTGGCCGATATAGCCCTCGATCTCCCCCAGGCTGTACACGTAGTCCTCGCAGGCGAGGCTCACGGCCTTGCCCGACGCCCCGGCCCGGGCGGTGCGCCCGATGCGGTGCACGTAGTCCTCGGCGTTCTGGGGGAGGTCGTAGTTGAAGACGTGGGTGATCTTGTCCACGTGCAGGCCCCGGGACGCCACGTCGGTGGCCACGAGGATCTTCACCTCTCCCGACATGAACTTCTGCACGATCTTGAGGCGCCGGGCCTGGTCCACGTCGCCGCTGAGCACCTCGGCGGGGTAGCCGTTGCGCTCCAGCCTCTCCTGGACCATGTTGCCGGCCCTCTTGGTGTTGATGAAGACCAGCGCTTTTTCCCAGGGCTCGGTGCGGAGCAGGCCCAGGAGCAGGCGAAACTTCTCCCGGGAGCTCACGTGGTAGAGTACCTGCTCCACCTTCTCGGCGGTGACGCGGTCGGGGCTGATCTCCACCAGCCCGGGCGCGTTCATGTACTCGTAGGAGAGCTCCATCACGCGGTCGCTGATGGTCGCGGAAAACAGCAGGCTCTGGCGCTGGTCGAAGGGCGACATCCGTTTGAGCATGAAGCGGATGTCCCCGATGAACCCCATGTCGAACATGCGGTCGGCCTCGTCGATGACCGCGATCTCCACGTCCTTCAAGTGGTAGACGCGCTGCTTGAGGTAGTCGATGAGGCGGCCCGGGGTGCCGATCAGCAGGTCCACCCCCTCGGCCAGGTCTTCTCGCTGCTTGCGGTAATCGATGCCTCCGTACACGGCCTGGCAGCGGAAGGGCAGGTTGGCGCCCACCTGTACCGCGTCGCTGTGCACCTGTACGGCGAGCTCCCGGGTGGGGGTGAGGACCAGCGCCCGGGGGCACACCCCCCTGGTGGGGCGCCGGGGGGTGCGCAGGAAGCGGTCGAAGATCGTCGCCAGGAAGGCCAGGGTCTTCCCGGATCCGGTCTGGGCCTGCACGGCCAGATCCTTGCCCTGGAGCGTGACGGGGAGGCTGCGGGCCTGGACCGGCGTGAGGCGCGTGAAGCCGCAGGCGGCGATCCCCTGCTTGAGCTCGGGAGGAAGTGCCAGTTGATCGAACTGAAGGTCGGTGAATTGCATGGTGCTCCATCGGGGCGCGGCGCCGCATGGGCGGCCGCCGGGTGGGCGAAGGCCGTCAATCTAGGTGGATTCCGCCCGAGAGTCAACGCGCTGGGCACCCTTAGAAACCAATACCCCATCTTGGGGCGGGGTCCGGGAGCCCTCCCGTGCTGACCGGGCTCGGGCTCGTGGCCGTGGGGGTCGTGCTCCTCTACTATGGGGCGAACCTGCTCGTGCGCGGCGCCTCGCGGCTCGCGGCGAGCTTCGGGGTGGCCCCTGCGGTGGTGGGGCTCACGGTGGTGGCCTTCGGCACGAGCCTGCCCGAGCTCGTGGTGAGCGTCACCGCGGCCCTGCGGGGCAACGCAGACATCGCGCTCGGCAACGTGGTGGGCTCCAACATCGCCAACGTGGGCCTCATCCTGGGCCTGGGAGCGTGCCTTCGGGCCATGACGGTGGAGTTCACCCTGCTCAAGCGCGAGGTGCCCATGGGCCTGGGAGCCGTGGCCCTGGTGGTGGTCCTGAGCGCAGACGGGCTGCTGGGCAGGGTCGATGCCCTGATCCTCCTGGCGGCGTTTTGCGGGTTTCTCTACTGGAGCGTCATGGTGGAGCGCCTGGCCCCCGAGGGAGTGCAGGCGGCATACGGACGCACGGCCACCGGACCCGGAGAGAAGGGCAGGGACTGCCTGCGCACCCTGTGGGGGCTCGTGGGGGTGCTCCTGGGGGGGCACTGGCTGGTGGAAGGGGGGGTCGCCGTGGCGGCCGGACTCGGCGTGCCGGCCGTGGTCATCGGGCTGACGGTGATCGCCGTGGGCACGAGCCTTCCCGAGCTCGCCGCGTCACTCGTGGCCATGGCCCGGGGGGAGGACGACATCGGCGTGGGCAACGTGCTCGGGTCGAACCTCTTCAACCTGCTGGGCATCCTGGGGGTTGCCGCCCTGGTCCACCCCATCCACGTCCCCGACACCTTCTTCCGGTTCCAGTACCCGGTTCTGGCCGCCTTCACCCTGGCGCTGCTGCCCATCATGCGGGTGGGCCTGGGCATCTCCCGCGTCGAAGGCGCGCTCCTCCTGGGCTGTTACGGCGCGTACGTGGCCGCCCTGTTCCTGGTGCCGGCAGCGCGGTGAAACCGCGGTCAGCGGTCAGCCGTAGGGGTGACGCAGGCATCGCCCCTACGGCTCCAGGCGCAGGAGGCGCCCCCGCGGGGAGTCGGTGAGGAGGTAGAAGCGCCCGTCGGGGCCCTGGCGCACGTCGCGAATGCGCTCTCCCAGGTCCGTGAGCAGCCGCTCTTCCCCCACCACCTTCTCGCCGTCCAGCGCCAGGCGCACCAGCATCTGTCCCCGCAGGGCCCCCACGAGGAGCGAACCCTTCCAGGCGGGGAAGAGGTCGCTCGTGACAAACGCCATGCCGGAGGGGGCGATGGAGGGGTCCCAGTAGTAAAGGGGCTGCTCCATCCCCTCCCTGTGGGTGCCGACGCCGATCTTCGCCCCGCTGTAGTCGCGCCCGTAGGTGATGACGGGCCAGCCGTAGTTTCGGCCGGCGCGCACCACGTTGACCTCGTCGCCCCCCTGGGCGCCATGGTCGACGAGCCACAGCTCGCCGGTCTCGGGGTGGAGGGCCGCGCCCTGGGGGTTGCGGTGTCCGAGGGAGTAAGTCTCGGGCCGGTAGCCGGGCCGCCCCACGAAGGGGTTGTCGGCGGGAACCGCGCCGTCGGCCTCCAGGCGGATCACCTGGCCCCGGTGGATCGAGGTGTCCTGCACCCAGTCCTGCTGCGCCCGGTCCCCGGTGGTGAGGTGGAGCCGCCCGTCGCGCCCGAAGACCAGGCGGGAGCCGAAGTGGCGCCCGCCCCCCGACTTGGGCACCTGGCGGAAGAGGACGCGGAAGTCCTCGAGCCGGTCCTCCCCCAGTCGGCCCCGCCCCGCCGCCGTGCCCCCGCCCCCCTCCCCGGGCTCCGCGTAGGTGAGGTACACCAGGCGCGAGGTCGCGAAATCGGGGGCCAGGGCCACGTCCAGGAGGCCCCCCTGGCCCCGGGCGTACACCTGGGGCACCCCCGCCAGGGGCGGAGAGAGGGCGCCGTCCGGGGCCACGAAGCGCAGGCGCCCCGGCCGCTCGGTCACCAGCATGCGCCCGTCGGGCAGGAAGGCGAGCCCCCAGGGGTGCTCCAGCCCCTCGGCCACCGTCGTGACCCGCAGGGGCCCCTGCTCGCTGGGAAAGGTGCGCTCCCCCGATACCGGAGCCGTCCCCGCCCGGCAGGCGGCGAACGGCAGGAGGAGGGCGAGGACCAGACACAGGGCGGTGCGGGAGATCATGGCGTCACCTCTCGGGGCGTAGGGCATGGGGCATAGGGCACGAGACTACCCCGCCCACCCCAACCCGCAACGTGCCACCCGCCACGCGCTACACCTTCTCGATCTCCAGCGCCTCCTCCCCCAGCTCCCCGTTGGCGCGGCGCAGGGCCTCTTCGCTGGCCACCACGGCCACGGCGCTGCCGGGCCGGCCGGACACCAGGTACTGTTCTGCCAGGGAGGCCAGGGAGCCGCGGTCGGCGGCGAGCACTCCTTCCCGGAAGCGCTGGCGCAGCTCCCGGTCGAGCCCCACGCGCCGGCAGGCGAACTCCCGGGCAGCCTTGCCGCCGGGGGACAGGGGCGTGTCCAGGTCGCTGAAGACCCCCAGCACGGCCTCCTTCACGTCCTCGTCGCCGAAGGCCCCGCCGGCGGCCCAGCGGGCCGCGTCGTCGAAGACCCGCAGGGTGCGCACCACGTGGGGATCCCGATAGGAGAGGAGCGAGAACAGCCCCGCCTCGGGGGCGTAGCCCGCCATACCCCCGTAGGCGCCGCCCCGCTCCCGGATCTCCCGGTGCAGGTAGGCCGCCTTGAGGAGCTTGGCCAGCACCGCGAGCCCGGGGGCGTCCGGGTGGGCATAGGGGACCCCGGGGAAGACCCGGGCCACGTAGGAAACCGGCACCGAGGCGGCGAGCCCCCGGCGGCAGGGCGCGGGGGCAAAGGGGCCCGGAGCAAAAGCGGAGCCGTTGCCGCCCCCCGGCGGAAGGCCCGCCAGAAAGGGCTCCAGCGCCTCACGCACCCGGGGGAAGAACCGCTCCTCCCCGGCCACCGCGCAGCTCGCCCGCCCTCGCCGGGGCAGGGCCGCCGCGATGGCCCCC
Proteins encoded in this window:
- a CDS encoding PQQ-dependent sugar dehydrogenase: MISRTALCLVLALLLPFAACRAGTAPVSGERTFPSEQGPLRVTTVAEGLEHPWGLAFLPDGRMLVTERPGRLRFVAPDGALSPPLAGVPQVYARGQGGLLDVALAPDFATSRLVYLTYAEPGEGGGGTAAGRGRLGEDRLEDFRVLFRQVPKSGGGRHFGSRLVFGRDGRLHLTTGDRAQQDWVQDTSIHRGQVIRLEADGAVPADNPFVGRPGYRPETYSLGHRNPQGAALHPETGELWLVDHGAQGGDEVNVVRAGRNYGWPVITYGRDYSGAKIGVGTHREGMEQPLYYWDPSIAPSGMAFVTSDLFPAWKGSLLVGALRGQMLVRLALDGEKVVGEERLLTDLGERIRDVRQGPDGRFYLLTDSPRGRLLRLEP
- a CDS encoding DEAD/DEAH box helicase; protein product: MQFTDLQFDQLALPPELKQGIAACGFTRLTPVQARSLPVTLQGKDLAVQAQTGSGKTLAFLATIFDRFLRTPRRPTRGVCPRALVLTPTRELAVQVHSDAVQVGANLPFRCQAVYGGIDYRKQREDLAEGVDLLIGTPGRLIDYLKQRVYHLKDVEIAVIDEADRMFDMGFIGDIRFMLKRMSPFDQRQSLLFSATISDRVMELSYEYMNAPGLVEISPDRVTAEKVEQVLYHVSSREKFRLLLGLLRTEPWEKALVFINTKRAGNMVQERLERNGYPAEVLSGDVDQARRLKIVQKFMSGEVKILVATDVASRGLHVDKITHVFNYDLPQNAEDYVHRIGRTARAGASGKAVSLACEDYVYSLGEIEGYIGHKIPVAPVHDDLLPTEVPRPPRSQRPEAEGEARRPPNRRPPPRSGGRRR
- a CDS encoding calcium/sodium antiporter — encoded protein: MLTGLGLVAVGVVLLYYGANLLVRGASRLAASFGVAPAVVGLTVVAFGTSLPELVVSVTAALRGNADIALGNVVGSNIANVGLILGLGACLRAMTVEFTLLKREVPMGLGAVALVVVLSADGLLGRVDALILLAAFCGFLYWSVMVERLAPEGVQAAYGRTATGPGEKGRDCLRTLWGLVGVLLGGHWLVEGGVAVAAGLGVPAVVIGLTVIAVGTSLPELAASLVAMARGEDDIGVGNVLGSNLFNLLGILGVAALVHPIHVPDTFFRFQYPVLAAFTLALLPIMRVGLGISRVEGALLLGCYGAYVAALFLVPAAR